The nucleotide sequence GGCTACGGCCGCACGCTCCCACCGCAAATCGCCGCCTGGATGCCCTCGGGGGTAGTGACCGGAATCACCATTTTCTTGCAGTTGCGTCGCTGACACGAAAGCGAATGGGGCTAGGATGTCCGGGCTTTCGCCGCGGCACCCCCTCCGCGACGGGCCTCGCCGGGAGTCCCGCATGTTTGGCCGCCGTTCGGACGGAACCCTCGTCCGAAACCTGCCCAAGCTTCGCCGCTTCATGCCCTTCGTCTCGCCGCGGCGGAACGACTCCCTCTTCTACTACGGGCACGAGATCGAGGTCGACGCCGCGCTGGCGTTCCTCGAGCAGCAGAACGCGGCGCGGCCGCCCGAGCGGCCGATCACCCTGTTCCACCTCTACCTGCGCTCGATCCAGCTCGGGATGCACGAGAACCCCGAGATCAACCGGTTCGTGGCGGGCGGGCGCATCTATCAGAGGAACGGCCTGCCGCTGACGTTCAGCGCGATGAAGGAGCTCCAGAAGGGCTCCGTCCTCCTCACGGTGAAGCGCGAGTTCCCGGCGGGCGAGACGCTCCACGGCATGGTCGACCGAGTGCTCGACTCGCTCGTGAGCCGCCGCAGCGGGAAGAAGACCCAAGCCGACAAAGAGATCGACCTCGCGCTCTACCTCCCCTCGTTCCTGATCCGCTGCGTGATGAGGGTGCTGAATTGGGGCAACGCGCTCGGCGTCCTCCCCAGGTCGGTCATGGACGGCGACCCGCTCTTCACCTCCCTGTTCGTGGCCAACATGGGCTCGATCGGGATGGAGACGGGCCACCACCACCTGTGGGAGTACGGGACCTGCTCGGGTTTTTGCGTGATGGGGAAGATCCGCACGCGCCCGGACGGCTCCCGCTACGTGCAGTGCAGTTACACCTGGGACGAACGCGTCGCGGACGGTCTGGCGACGAGCTTCGCTCTGAGCGCGTTCAAAGAGCGCGTCGAGAACCCGGAGAAACTTCTGTGACGGATCTCTTCGACAAAGTCGCGGCCTACGACCGCGCCCAGACGCTCCGCGATCACGCGATCTACCCCTACTACCGCGTGATCTCTTCCGGCCAAGATCCCGTCGTCACGATGAACGGCCGCCGCGTCGTGATGCTCGGCTCGAACAACTACCTCGGTCTTTCGAGCCACCCCGAAGTGAAGGCCGCCGCCGCCGAGGCGCTCGAGAAGTACGGCACCGGCTGCGCGGGCTCGCGGCTTCTGAACGGAACGCTCGACATCCACGTGCAGCTCGAGGAGCGCCTCGCGCGCTTCATGCGCCGCGAAGCGGTGATCACGTTCGCGACGGGTTATCAGGCCAACGTCGGCGCGCTCTCGACGATCCTCGGCCGCCACGACGAAGTGTTCCTCGACAACCTCGACCACGCCTCGTTGATCGACGGCATCCGCCTCGGCTTCGCGAAGGACCGCAAGTTCCGCCACAACGACATGGCGGACCTCGAGAAGAAGCTCGCGGCGGCGCCCAAGGACACGGGCAAGCTGATCGTGGTCGACGGCGTCTACTCGATGGAAGGCGACCTCGGCGACCTGCCCGCGATCGTGGCGCTCGCGCAGCGCTTCGGCGCGCGCGTCCTCGTCGACGAGGCGCACGGCGTGGGCGTGATGGGCACGCACGGCCGCGGCGCCTGCGAGCACTTCGGCGTCGAGAACCAGGTCGACCTCGTGATGGGCACGTTCTCGAAGTCCCTCGCGTCCGTCGGCGGCTTCATCGCCGGCAGCGCGCGCGTGATCGACTACATCAAGCACACCGCGCGCTCCGCGATTTTCTCCGCAGCGCCCGCGCCGCACGTCGTAGGCGCGGTGCTGAAGGCGCTCGAGATCCTCGAGCGCGAGCCCGAGCGGCGGAAGGCGCTCTGGGAGAACACGGAGTACATGAAGGACGCGCTGACGAGCCTCGGCTTCGACATCGGCACGCCGCAGTCGCCCGTGATCCCGATCAAGATCGGCCCCGACGAGATCGCCTACGAGATGGCCGTGCGCCTGCAAGACGAGGGCGTGTTCGCGAACCCCGTCGTGTCGCCTGCCGTGCCTGAGGGCCACGCGATGATCCGCACTTCGTACATGGCGACGCACAAGCGCGAGCACCTCGACACCGCGCTCGACGCGCTCGAGAGCGTGGCACGCCAGCTCGGCGTGCTGCGCTAGGCGGCGCGCTCGTCTCTTCGCCGCCGGGGTTGCGAGCGCTCAAATGGCCGACGCGAACCGCAAGCGACCGAGCGCCGCGGAAGCGGCGCAGGACGCGCGCAGCGAGCGGCACGCGAGCGGAGCCCACGAAAGGCCGGTTCTAGTCACCGGCGCCTCCTCCGGCATCGGCGCCGCCGCCGCAAAGCTGCTCGTGGCGCGCGGCTTTCGCGTGTACGGCACGAGTCGCAGCGCGCGCCCCGGAGCGGACGGCGTTCGCTGGCTCGCGCTCGACGTGCGCGACGAGACCTCGGTGCAGCGCGCGGTCGCGCAGCTGCTCGACGCCGAGGGCGGGCTCTTCGGCGCCGTCTGCAACGCGGGCATCGGC is from Deltaproteobacteria bacterium and encodes:
- a CDS encoding aminotransferase class I/II-fold pyridoxal phosphate-dependent enzyme; its protein translation is MTDLFDKVAAYDRAQTLRDHAIYPYYRVISSGQDPVVTMNGRRVVMLGSNNYLGLSSHPEVKAAAAEALEKYGTGCAGSRLLNGTLDIHVQLEERLARFMRREAVITFATGYQANVGALSTILGRHDEVFLDNLDHASLIDGIRLGFAKDRKFRHNDMADLEKKLAAAPKDTGKLIVVDGVYSMEGDLGDLPAIVALAQRFGARVLVDEAHGVGVMGTHGRGACEHFGVENQVDLVMGTFSKSLASVGGFIAGSARVIDYIKHTARSAIFSAAPAPHVVGAVLKALEILEREPERRKALWENTEYMKDALTSLGFDIGTPQSPVIPIKIGPDEIAYEMAVRLQDEGVFANPVVSPAVPEGHAMIRTSYMATHKREHLDTALDALESVARQLGVLR